CACCTCGGATTCGCGCGCGCTCAGTCCGAATCGCGCTTCCGCCCAGGTCTGGGAACGCGACGCGGCGCGCAACGCGATCTGTCCCGTCAGAGCGGGGTCGATGATGACTTCCCCATCGCGAACCGACTCGATGACCTTCACCAGGTCGTCGTCTCCGATCTTCTTCAGGATGTATCCGCGCGCCCCGGCGCGCAGCGCTTCGAAGATGTATTGCTCGTCTTCGTACACGGTGAGGAAGACGATCTTCACGTCGGGGAAGCGCTCGTGGATCAGCCGGCAGGTGTCGAGGCCGCTGGTTCCCTTCAGCCGGATGTCGAGGAGGACGACCTCCGGCGAGGAGTCCTTTATGACGCGCACCGCCCCGGCTTCGTCCTCGGCCTCACCGACGATCTCAACGCGCGGCTGCTGACGCAGCATGGTGCGTAACCCCTCTCTCACCATCCGGTGATCGTCCACGATCACCACGGGGATGGGGTCGTCGCGCTCCACGGGTGCCCCGGGCTCGGGGGGAGGGTCGGTACGCGGGCGCGTCACGTCGCAGCCTCCTCCGCCGGCGCACGATCCCCCGGGACGATGCAGGTCAGGACGGTTCCACCCCGGGGCCGTGAGCGGA
The Actinomycetota bacterium genome window above contains:
- a CDS encoding response regulator transcription factor, which gives rise to MTRPRTDPPPEPGAPVERDDPIPVVIVDDHRMVREGLRTMLRQQPRVEIVGEAEDEAGAVRVIKDSSPEVVLLDIRLKGTSGLDTCRLIHERFPDVKIVFLTVYEDEQYIFEALRAGARGYILKKIGDDDLVKVIESVRDGEVIIDPALTGQIALRAASRSQTWAEARFGLSARESEVLDLVTRGLSNHDIAQRLFIGEETVKSHVRAILRKLGVQDRTQAVSVALREGIVK